The sequence CGAAGATTCGTTCTGACGTGAGGACCGGCGGGGCCGTCAGCTTGACGACCTGGTTCGGCACATCGGCCAGCGAGGCCCAAAAGTCCTTGCCGTCACAGACGATCGTGGCCGCGTACATGTGCGCGCGCAGCTTGTTCGGGCGTTCCAGGGTGACCGACCAGGGAAAGCGTTCCTCGTGCGTCTGGCCATCGAGCGTGTACTTCCAGATCACCTCGCCACTGTCGGCATAGGTCATGGCCGTGTTATAGGCGATCATCGTCCGGTCCAGAACCACGCTGGCCGCGGGCGCTGACTTGTTCGGCGAAGCTGAATCGTTGCAGCCGGCCAATACTCCGACGACGAACAATCCGAGCACCGGCCAAACTGCCAAAGGGTGCGAAGCCCGACAAGGCGCGCGCATAGAAACTCATTCCTTGAGAAGCGACGATTGTCCTAGCGGCCGCCAGCGTTCGGGCGGCCAAGCCGTCATTATTTGCGCCCGTGCCCCAGGGGTCTAGCTCGGTTCTTGACGCTCGGCAGGTCCGCCCGATAATGCGCTCGGGCGCAAGCACGTCGGGCCGGTCCTATCTCGCCCGATTCGCCTAGAATGACAGCAGGCGTTCCCCGTTCGGCGTGATTATCGGCCGGGCGCGTTCACCAGAGCTTTTCATCACACGATGTCGACTACTTTGCACTACGGCCGCGATTCGACGCTTGAGTTGTCCCTCGATCGGGCGGCGTTGGTCACTTGCTCGCCCGAGCTGCGCCCGCTGGCCGATTGGTCCCAGGCTCTGCAACAGGCGCTCGACGCGCCGACCGATTATCTCCCCCTGGCCAGCGCGGTGACGCCGGGCGATCGGGTGGCCGTGGCGGTCGAGCCGGGCACGCCGCGGGCCGAGGCGATCGTGGCCCAGGTGGTCGACTATCTGTTGGCGCACGGCATCGCGGCGGCCGACATTGCCGTCCTGCAACACGTGGCCGATCCGGCGAACACAGCGGCCGATTTGCGCGAGCTACTTTCGCCGGCGGCGCGCGACGGCGTGACGCTGCACCGACACGATCCCTCTCACCGTGACAATCTGGGCTATGTGGCCAACACGCGCGGCGGCAAGCCGGTGTATTTGAATCGCGTGCTCAGCGACGCCGATGCCGTGGTGTTCATTGGCTGTCTGCGGTCGCCGCGCGTGCCCGGTTCGCTCGGGCCGGCGGCGGCCATTTACCCTGGCTATAGCGACGGCCCGACGATGCAACGATTCCGGCACCCCGCACTACTGGCGCGGCGCAAGGAATACGTCCGCGGCGCGCGGCGCGAGATCGATCAGGTGGCTTGGCTGGCCGGTTCGCCGTTTGTCGTCGAGGTGATTCCCGGGCCCGGTGGCACGATCGCTGGATTTGTCAGTGGCGACCTGGCTACGGTCAAACGTGTCGGCGCCGAGCGGATGGCCGACGATTGGGAAACCACGGCGGCCGAGTGCGCCGATCTGGTCGTGGCGGCCGTGAGCGGCGAAGCGGAACAGCAAACGTGGGAGAACGTCGGCCGCGCGCTGGCGGCGGCTGTGCGACTGGTCAACTCGGATGGGGCGATTGTCCTGTGTACCGAGCTGGCGACCGCGCCGGGCGCAGGGTTGCAAGTCCTGTCCGGCAGCGAGAGCTGGGACCGCGATTTGAAACAACTCGAAGATCAGCGCCCGGCCGATTTGCTGGCCGCGACGATGTTGATCCGCGCTCATCAACAAGCGCGAATCTACTTGCTGAGCCAGCTCGACGAGTCGACGGTCGAAGGGCTGGGCATGATCCACGTGACCGAGCCGGCCGACGTGGGACGACTGATCGCGCGGAGCGATTCGTGCGTGGTGCTGCCCGACGCCCAGTTCGCCTGGCCAACGGTGGAAGAAGGACGTGGGGGTGTGGGGGAGTAGGGGCGTGGGGGTGTGTGAAGGAGTGAGATGTTGAGCGTTGACAGTAGGCACCAATGAGCGCGGCAAAAATTTGAGTCACACGCATTTACTCCCCCACGCCCCCACCCCCCAACTCCCCCACCGGCCTCCAACATCATTCAACGTAACAAGCAAACATGACGGCCATCACCCAAAGCAGTCCGCTCAAGAACCTGCACCATGACCTGGGCGCGCGCTTCGCGCATTGGCTCGGCGGCGAGGTGGCTTGGGACTATGGCGATTTCGAGCGCGACTGGCGAGCGTTCACCTCGACCGACACGGTGATCGATGTTTCGCCGCGCAGCCAGCTTGAGCTGGTCGGCCCTGATCGGGCCAGCTTCCTGCACAGCTTGTCAACCAACGACATCAAGCAGCTCGCCACCGGCGCAAGCTGCGAGGCCAGCTTCCTGAACGGCAAGGGAAACGTCCTGTTTCATGGCTGGATTCACGCCGGGGAGTCGTCGCACATCGTTGACGTCGGTCCCGGCATGGCGGCCCCGCTGGCGGCGCACCTGACGCGGTATCAGATTCGCGAGCAGGTCACGGTCCACGATCGCACGCGGGAGTGGGGGCTGTTATACCTGGCCGGCCCAACAGCCGCCGACAAGTTGCACGGCGACGCGCTGCAAAGCGTGCTGCGCGAAGCGACCGTCGTGCCTGATCTTTGGACGCGGCATGAAGCCTGGCACTTGTTCGCGCCGCGCGAGCGGTTGGTCGGCATTTGGAGCGCGCTGACCGCC is a genomic window of Planctomycetota bacterium containing:
- a CDS encoding DUF2088 domain-containing protein yields the protein MSTTLHYGRDSTLELSLDRAALVTCSPELRPLADWSQALQQALDAPTDYLPLASAVTPGDRVAVAVEPGTPRAEAIVAQVVDYLLAHGIAAADIAVLQHVADPANTAADLRELLSPAARDGVTLHRHDPSHRDNLGYVANTRGGKPVYLNRVLSDADAVVFIGCLRSPRVPGSLGPAAAIYPGYSDGPTMQRFRHPALLARRKEYVRGARREIDQVAWLAGSPFVVEVIPGPGGTIAGFVSGDLATVKRVGAERMADDWETTAAECADLVVAAVSGEAEQQTWENVGRALAAAVRLVNSDGAIVLCTELATAPGAGLQVLSGSESWDRDLKQLEDQRPADLLAATMLIRAHQQARIYLLSQLDESTVEGLGMIHVTEPADVGRLIARSDSCVVLPDAQFAWPTVEEGRGGVGE
- a CDS encoding folate-binding protein YgfZ, with protein sequence MTAITQSSPLKNLHHDLGARFAHWLGGEVAWDYGDFERDWRAFTSTDTVIDVSPRSQLELVGPDRASFLHSLSTNDIKQLATGASCEASFLNGKGNVLFHGWIHAGESSHIVDVGPGMAAPLAAHLTRYQIREQVTVHDRTREWGLLYLAGPTAADKLHGDALQSVLREATVVPDLWTRHEAWHLFAPRERLVGIWSALTAAGFTPVGARALDVARIEAGTPLAPLDVPEGLLPQELGRDARMISFKKGCYLGQETVARLDALGHVNKQLAGLEFATGAAVGAGSELLRDGKPAGVVTSVAHRAAGQPPIGLGFVRRECLQPGTELLAAETKARIVSLPMA